One region of Trichosurus vulpecula isolate mTriVul1 chromosome 1, mTriVul1.pri, whole genome shotgun sequence genomic DNA includes:
- the LOC118830312 gene encoding zinc finger protein 260-like isoform X2 encodes MKAYSPPICIISKVLICPPEMTPGDQVMVNKLTPARPQPSVMFEDVAIYLTQDEWGHLGPAQRSLYKDVMLENYENLVSLGFLGSKPEVISQLEQGEEPWILDMKRIEKRQILKGVYPYDETRLRNNELPSNQGIYEKVESQYTTLEILRGNIPQFLKFREVYNYDCRIEQHQRETVEERQRKSCSLVRDFRPVTIIQNENSLEWRAQVNTKFGRSLNLCSNPNGHLRVPAEEIPYKCDTCGQGFKQNSDLINHQRIHTGETFCIADVFRQVFRQNSVVPGKQKAYNDEKSSECNEFEKTLSQKLTFTKHERPFARNKPYECNEGGKTFSQSAYLIQHRRIHTGEKPYKCNECEKTFSQRSTLIKHERTHNGEFYEYDECGKTYQNSHLIYHQRIHSREKPYQCNECGKAFSACSSLIQHHRIHTGEKLYECNDCGKTFSQSSNLIEHQKTHKGEKCQEKCYECSICEKVFSTHLSFIQHRKIHTGKKPYECGQCGKAFHQKTHLITHQRIHTGEKPYTYNECGKAFSQSSQLTQHQIIHTRDKLYVCNECGKTFSAHSYLIRHQRIHTGEKPYECIECGKTFSQRITLTVHERIHTREQPYKCDTCGKCFSARSSFIQHCKIHTGDKPYECSECGKTFRQSSQLVTHTRIHTGEKPYECNECGKAFSAWSYLIQHKRIHTGEKPYKCNECGKSFSQHSNLVKHQRIHTGEKPYGCNECGTAFNQRSSLIQHQRIHTGEKPYMCSDCGKAFSQSSNLVKHQKIHASEKFCNKAVTS; translated from the exons ATGAAAGCCTATTCCCCTCCTATCTGCATTATCTCCAAG GTTCTTATCTGTCCCCCTGAGATGACTCCAGGAGATCAGGTGATGGTGAACAAGCTGACACCAGCCAGGCCTCAG CCCTCTGTGATGTTCGAGGATGTGGCTATCTACCTCACCCAGGATGAATGGGGCCATCTGGGACCTGCTCAGAGGAGTCTGTACAaggatgtgatgctggagaattaTGAAAACCTAGTCTCATTGG GATTTCTAGGGTCCAAACCTGAAGTGATCTCTCAGCTGGAACAAGGGGAGGAGCCATGGATCCTAGACAtgaagagaattgagaaaagacaaATCCTGAAAGGCGTCTACCCAT ATGATGAGACAAGATTGAGAAACAACGAGCTTCCTTCAAATCAAGGAATTTATGAAAAAGTAGAATCCCAATACACGACCTTAGAAATACTCAGAGGGAATAttcctcagttcctcaagttCAGAGAAGTATATAACTATGATTGCAGGATAGAACAACACCAAAGAGAAACTgttgaagagagacagaggaaatcCTGTTCTTTGGTGAGAGATTTTAGGCCAGTGACAATAAttcagaatgaaaactccttggaGTGGAGAGCACAAGTAAATACCAAATTTGGGAGAAGCTTAAATTTGTGCTCAAATCCTAATGGACATCTGAGAGTGCCTGCTGAAGAAATACCTTATAAATGTGATACATGTGGCCAAGGCTTCAAACAGAATTCAGATCTAATTAATCATCAAAGAATCCATACAGGAGAGACATTTTGTATAGCTGATGTGTTTAGGCAAGTGTTCAGGCAGAATTCAGTCGTTCCTGGAAAACAGAAAGCTTACAATGATGAGAAATCTTCTGAATGTAATGAATTTGAGAAAACCCTGAGTCAAAAATTGACATTTACTAAACATGAAAGACCATTTGCTAGAAacaaaccctatgaatgtaatgaaggTGGCAAAACTTTTAGTCAGAGTGCATACCTTATCCAACATCgaagaattcacactggagagaaaccttataaatgtaatgaatgtgagaaAACTTTTAGTCAGAGATCAACCCTCATTAAGCATGAGAGAACACATAATGGAGAGTTCTATGAATatgatgaatgtgggaaaacctaTCAGAACTCTCACCTTATTTATCATCAAAGAATTCACTCTAGAGAGAAACCCTatcagtgtaatgaatgtgggaaagcattTAGTGCTTGTTCCTCTCTTATTCAACATcatagaattcatactggagagaaactctATGAATGCAATGACTGTGGGAAAACCTTTAGTCAAAGCTCTAACCTTATTGAACATCAGAAAACACATAAAGGAGAGAAATGTCAAGAGAAATGTTATGAATGTAGTATATGTGAGAAAGTCTTCAGCACACACTTGTCTTTTATTCAGCATCGAAAAATTCATACTGGAAAAAAACCATATGAATGTGGCCAGTGTGGGAAAGCTTTCCATCAAAAAACTCACCTTATtacacatcagagaattcatactggagagaaaccttatacctataatgaatgtggaaaagctttcagtCAGAGCTCTCAACTTACTCAACATCAGATAATTCACACAAGAGATAAACTTTATgtgtgtaatgaatgtgggaaaaccttcaGTGCTCATTCTTACCTTATtcgacatcaaagaattcatactggagagaaaccttatgaatgtattgaatgtgggaaaacttttAGCCAGAGAATAACCCTTACTGTTCATGAAAGAATTCACACAAGAGAGCAACCTTATAAATGTGACACATGTGGAAAATGCTTCAGTGCTCGATCATCTTTTATTCAACATTGCAAAATTCACACTGGAGataaaccttatgaatgtagtgaatgtggcaAAACCTTCCGACAAAGCTCTCAACTTGTTACACACacgagaattcacactggagagaaaccttatgagtgtaatgaatgtggaaaagctttcagtgCATGGTCATACCTTATTCAGcataagagaattcatactggagagaagccctataaatgtaatgaatgtgggaaatcaTTCAGTCAGCACTCTAACCTTGTtaaacaccagagaattcacacaggagagaaaccttatgggTGTAATGAGTGTGGGACAGCCTTTAACCAACGCTCTAGCCTTATTCagcaccagagaattcatactggagagaaaccttatatgTGTAGTGATTGTGGGAAAGCTTTTAGCCAGAGTTCCAACTTGGTTAAACATCAAAAAATTCATGCTTCAGAAAAATTCTGCAATAAAGCAGTCACTTCatga
- the LOC118830312 gene encoding zinc finger protein 260-like isoform X1, translating into MKAYSPPICIISKVLICPPEMTPGDQVMVNKLTPARPQPSVMFEDVAIYLTQDEWGHLGPAQRSLYKDVMLENYENLVSLVGFLGSKPEVISQLEQGEEPWILDMKRIEKRQILKGVYPYDETRLRNNELPSNQGIYEKVESQYTTLEILRGNIPQFLKFREVYNYDCRIEQHQRETVEERQRKSCSLVRDFRPVTIIQNENSLEWRAQVNTKFGRSLNLCSNPNGHLRVPAEEIPYKCDTCGQGFKQNSDLINHQRIHTGETFCIADVFRQVFRQNSVVPGKQKAYNDEKSSECNEFEKTLSQKLTFTKHERPFARNKPYECNEGGKTFSQSAYLIQHRRIHTGEKPYKCNECEKTFSQRSTLIKHERTHNGEFYEYDECGKTYQNSHLIYHQRIHSREKPYQCNECGKAFSACSSLIQHHRIHTGEKLYECNDCGKTFSQSSNLIEHQKTHKGEKCQEKCYECSICEKVFSTHLSFIQHRKIHTGKKPYECGQCGKAFHQKTHLITHQRIHTGEKPYTYNECGKAFSQSSQLTQHQIIHTRDKLYVCNECGKTFSAHSYLIRHQRIHTGEKPYECIECGKTFSQRITLTVHERIHTREQPYKCDTCGKCFSARSSFIQHCKIHTGDKPYECSECGKTFRQSSQLVTHTRIHTGEKPYECNECGKAFSAWSYLIQHKRIHTGEKPYKCNECGKSFSQHSNLVKHQRIHTGEKPYGCNECGTAFNQRSSLIQHQRIHTGEKPYMCSDCGKAFSQSSNLVKHQKIHASEKFCNKAVTS; encoded by the exons ATGAAAGCCTATTCCCCTCCTATCTGCATTATCTCCAAG GTTCTTATCTGTCCCCCTGAGATGACTCCAGGAGATCAGGTGATGGTGAACAAGCTGACACCAGCCAGGCCTCAG CCCTCTGTGATGTTCGAGGATGTGGCTATCTACCTCACCCAGGATGAATGGGGCCATCTGGGACCTGCTCAGAGGAGTCTGTACAaggatgtgatgctggagaattaTGAAAACCTAGTCTCATTGG TAGGATTTCTAGGGTCCAAACCTGAAGTGATCTCTCAGCTGGAACAAGGGGAGGAGCCATGGATCCTAGACAtgaagagaattgagaaaagacaaATCCTGAAAGGCGTCTACCCAT ATGATGAGACAAGATTGAGAAACAACGAGCTTCCTTCAAATCAAGGAATTTATGAAAAAGTAGAATCCCAATACACGACCTTAGAAATACTCAGAGGGAATAttcctcagttcctcaagttCAGAGAAGTATATAACTATGATTGCAGGATAGAACAACACCAAAGAGAAACTgttgaagagagacagaggaaatcCTGTTCTTTGGTGAGAGATTTTAGGCCAGTGACAATAAttcagaatgaaaactccttggaGTGGAGAGCACAAGTAAATACCAAATTTGGGAGAAGCTTAAATTTGTGCTCAAATCCTAATGGACATCTGAGAGTGCCTGCTGAAGAAATACCTTATAAATGTGATACATGTGGCCAAGGCTTCAAACAGAATTCAGATCTAATTAATCATCAAAGAATCCATACAGGAGAGACATTTTGTATAGCTGATGTGTTTAGGCAAGTGTTCAGGCAGAATTCAGTCGTTCCTGGAAAACAGAAAGCTTACAATGATGAGAAATCTTCTGAATGTAATGAATTTGAGAAAACCCTGAGTCAAAAATTGACATTTACTAAACATGAAAGACCATTTGCTAGAAacaaaccctatgaatgtaatgaaggTGGCAAAACTTTTAGTCAGAGTGCATACCTTATCCAACATCgaagaattcacactggagagaaaccttataaatgtaatgaatgtgagaaAACTTTTAGTCAGAGATCAACCCTCATTAAGCATGAGAGAACACATAATGGAGAGTTCTATGAATatgatgaatgtgggaaaacctaTCAGAACTCTCACCTTATTTATCATCAAAGAATTCACTCTAGAGAGAAACCCTatcagtgtaatgaatgtgggaaagcattTAGTGCTTGTTCCTCTCTTATTCAACATcatagaattcatactggagagaaactctATGAATGCAATGACTGTGGGAAAACCTTTAGTCAAAGCTCTAACCTTATTGAACATCAGAAAACACATAAAGGAGAGAAATGTCAAGAGAAATGTTATGAATGTAGTATATGTGAGAAAGTCTTCAGCACACACTTGTCTTTTATTCAGCATCGAAAAATTCATACTGGAAAAAAACCATATGAATGTGGCCAGTGTGGGAAAGCTTTCCATCAAAAAACTCACCTTATtacacatcagagaattcatactggagagaaaccttatacctataatgaatgtggaaaagctttcagtCAGAGCTCTCAACTTACTCAACATCAGATAATTCACACAAGAGATAAACTTTATgtgtgtaatgaatgtgggaaaaccttcaGTGCTCATTCTTACCTTATtcgacatcaaagaattcatactggagagaaaccttatgaatgtattgaatgtgggaaaacttttAGCCAGAGAATAACCCTTACTGTTCATGAAAGAATTCACACAAGAGAGCAACCTTATAAATGTGACACATGTGGAAAATGCTTCAGTGCTCGATCATCTTTTATTCAACATTGCAAAATTCACACTGGAGataaaccttatgaatgtagtgaatgtggcaAAACCTTCCGACAAAGCTCTCAACTTGTTACACACacgagaattcacactggagagaaaccttatgagtgtaatgaatgtggaaaagctttcagtgCATGGTCATACCTTATTCAGcataagagaattcatactggagagaagccctataaatgtaatgaatgtgggaaatcaTTCAGTCAGCACTCTAACCTTGTtaaacaccagagaattcacacaggagagaaaccttatgggTGTAATGAGTGTGGGACAGCCTTTAACCAACGCTCTAGCCTTATTCagcaccagagaattcatactggagagaaaccttatatgTGTAGTGATTGTGGGAAAGCTTTTAGCCAGAGTTCCAACTTGGTTAAACATCAAAAAATTCATGCTTCAGAAAAATTCTGCAATAAAGCAGTCACTTCatga